One window of Chryseobacterium indologenes genomic DNA carries:
- a CDS encoding T9SS-dependent choice-of-anchor J family protein, which produces MKLKLLLGTLMFTALTANAQVSNINENFNNFTAGNTTFPQFGWSAIVAPITGEFPPVPPRMIVTGDSNRFVQSYAGNNAAGSSYLISPQIEVPTGNKTLTFDTTLVSPSPGPGSIQIGIASNPADMSTFVPVGSPISVSVIGTVQNISVNIPASTGSYIVFKFTPTATHVAIQVDNVVYNTTASLGVNDNNKVTENIRFALNSDQTALEFKSKKDLKNISIYSAAGQKATEGKPNGQNFDISTLQTGVYYMNIETSEGKTIQTKFIKK; this is translated from the coding sequence ATGAAATTAAAATTACTTTTAGGAACTCTGATGTTTACAGCCTTAACAGCGAATGCTCAGGTATCTAACATCAATGAAAATTTCAATAATTTTACAGCCGGGAATACAACTTTCCCTCAGTTTGGATGGTCTGCCATTGTTGCACCAATTACCGGAGAGTTTCCTCCTGTACCTCCGAGAATGATTGTAACAGGTGATTCTAACAGGTTCGTTCAATCCTATGCAGGAAATAATGCGGCAGGGTCTTCATATCTGATTTCTCCTCAAATTGAAGTTCCAACAGGAAATAAGACATTAACTTTTGATACGACTTTAGTATCTCCGTCTCCCGGTCCGGGTAGCATCCAGATTGGGATAGCATCCAATCCTGCGGATATGTCAACATTTGTTCCTGTCGGAAGCCCCATCAGTGTATCGGTTATTGGTACAGTTCAGAATATCAGTGTAAATATTCCGGCATCTACAGGTTCATATATTGTATTTAAATTTACTCCTACAGCAACTCACGTTGCAATTCAGGTTGATAATGTAGTGTATAACACGACAGCTTCTTTAGGAGTAAATGACAACAATAAAGTAACAGAAAACATCAGATTTGCCTTAAATTCTGATCAAACGGCATTAGAATTTAAATCAAAAAAAGATCTTAAAAATATCAGCATTTACTCTGCTGCCGGACAAAAAGCAACAGAAGGAAAACCCAACGGACAAAATTTTGATATCAGCACTCTTCAGACTGGAGTTTATTATATGAATATTGAAACATCTGAAGGAAAAACGATTCAGACAAAATTCATCAAAAAATAA
- a CDS encoding TonB-dependent receptor plug domain-containing protein produces MKKKVLSVLSLSVALWVNAQEKDSLNQKKIEEVVITGQYMQQSINKSIYKVDVIDAEQIKNMAATNVAEVLNQSLNIQITPDTRSGNSTANIMGLNGDYVKILIDNIPVVGDTGLGSNIDLTKITLSNIERIEIVKGSMGVEYGNGAVAGVINIITKKTSTKKVSVRGSVQEETVRDNYDLKKRGNGRHIQNLNIDYNISNEWFASINFNHNQFMGYEGESKGYKYFGQDNQRGYEWNPKDQYDASALLRYTKNKTTFFYKLSYLNESFNFYNPEVSRNPLNDGVGGVSYESRDRKYNTDRWIHQFNIQTNLGHIRYMGDFSYQNQDRKYYDYNYDIPNRAIKSRQDEKSYYKTDVIYSRGMFSNFLDSKVFDFQLGYELDYTNGYAALIAGDFFGEAVKRKIFTYSNFLSAEWNVSDKFSLRPGVRLSLSENFNDQYNYSLSARYKTSENSNLRAILGSANRFPKYDELYTYFVNLNHDVQGNPDLNPEKGFSAGLFWNQNFSVDNGWKIAYGVDALYLDVRDRIEMVVVKQPSTYKYMNLNRYKNLLFSANVDFRKDQFALSLRGSVNGTSVSMNELTSSSPTDFQYLVQAGASATYKLKNTDTNFALYYKFTGPDRIYVSDGASGFRLGKVDSFHMMDFIVSQPFWNKHFEISAGVKNIFDVTRLNSTAVAGSAHTAANGFVNLYYGRSYFARLMFQF; encoded by the coding sequence ATGAAGAAGAAAGTGCTTTCCGTTCTATCATTATCCGTGGCCTTATGGGTGAATGCACAAGAAAAGGATTCTCTTAATCAAAAGAAAATTGAAGAAGTTGTTATTACAGGACAGTACATGCAGCAGTCCATTAACAAATCGATATATAAGGTTGATGTAATTGATGCAGAACAGATTAAAAATATGGCAGCCACTAATGTTGCCGAGGTTTTAAATCAAAGTCTTAACATACAGATCACTCCGGATACCCGTTCAGGAAATTCCACGGCCAATATTATGGGACTTAACGGTGATTATGTGAAAATCCTTATCGACAATATTCCGGTAGTAGGGGATACAGGATTGGGAAGTAATATTGACCTTACCAAAATTACCTTAAGCAATATCGAAAGAATTGAAATTGTAAAAGGAAGTATGGGCGTTGAATATGGAAATGGAGCAGTTGCCGGAGTAATCAACATTATTACAAAGAAAACCAGTACAAAAAAAGTAAGCGTAAGAGGTTCGGTACAGGAAGAAACGGTAAGGGATAATTACGATCTTAAGAAAAGAGGGAACGGAAGACATATTCAGAACCTGAATATAGATTATAATATCAGCAATGAATGGTTTGCCAGCATCAATTTCAACCATAACCAGTTTATGGGATATGAAGGAGAAAGCAAAGGTTACAAATATTTCGGACAGGACAATCAGAGAGGCTATGAATGGAACCCGAAAGATCAGTATGATGCCTCTGCATTGTTAAGATATACCAAAAACAAAACAACATTTTTTTACAAACTATCCTATCTTAATGAGAGTTTTAACTTCTACAACCCTGAAGTAAGCAGAAATCCGCTTAATGATGGAGTAGGTGGAGTATCTTATGAAAGCAGGGACCGAAAGTACAATACTGACCGCTGGATTCACCAGTTTAATATTCAAACCAATCTGGGACATATCCGATACATGGGGGATTTCTCTTATCAGAATCAGGACAGAAAATATTACGACTACAATTACGACATTCCAAACAGAGCGATAAAGAGCCGTCAGGATGAAAAATCTTACTATAAAACCGATGTCATTTATTCAAGAGGGATGTTCAGTAATTTTCTGGATAGTAAAGTTTTTGATTTCCAGCTGGGGTATGAGTTAGATTACACTAATGGTTATGCTGCTTTGATTGCCGGAGACTTCTTTGGTGAAGCGGTAAAAAGAAAGATATTTACCTATTCCAATTTCCTTTCCGCAGAATGGAATGTTTCAGACAAATTTTCATTAAGGCCGGGAGTAAGACTTTCCCTTAGTGAGAACTTTAACGATCAGTACAACTATTCCTTATCTGCAAGATATAAAACTTCCGAGAATTCAAATCTTAGAGCAATCTTAGGATCTGCAAACCGTTTCCCTAAATATGACGAGCTATACACCTATTTTGTGAATCTTAACCATGATGTACAGGGAAACCCGGATTTAAATCCTGAAAAGGGATTCTCTGCGGGACTTTTCTGGAATCAGAACTTCTCAGTGGATAATGGCTGGAAAATCGCTTATGGAGTAGATGCATTATATCTGGATGTGCGTGACAGGATTGAAATGGTTGTGGTAAAACAACCTTCTACCTATAAATACATGAATCTGAACAGGTATAAAAATCTATTATTCTCAGCCAATGTAGATTTCAGAAAAGATCAGTTTGCCCTGTCTTTAAGAGGATCTGTGAACGGAACATCCGTATCAATGAATGAATTAACATCCTCTTCTCCTACAGATTTCCAGTATTTGGTACAGGCAGGTGCTTCTGCAACGTACAAACTGAAAAATACCGATACCAATTTTGCCCTTTACTATAAATTCACAGGTCCGGACAGAATTTATGTGTCTGACGGAGCAAGTGGTTTCCGCCTGGGAAAAGTAGACAGTTTCCATATGATGGATTTTATCGTAAGCCAGCCTTTCTGGAATAAGCATTTTGAAATT